The following nucleotide sequence is from Leopardus geoffroyi isolate Oge1 chromosome D4, O.geoffroyi_Oge1_pat1.0, whole genome shotgun sequence.
aaaattgcttttatttcccatgacttaaaaatgaataatagtCTAATACACAGCATAACACTAAACAGGTGGTCTGTGaacaataaatacttaaatagtaTGAGTAGCAcgaatatttcaaataatttaaataaataaaaaatacaaaagattttaAGCTACAAGCAAATGAATTGTGCATTTCTCTGTTCTAAATAGCTTACTGCAACTTATAACATTTActatgattttaaataatctcaCACATTTGCTATTATTCACTTTTCATATGGCATAAAATTAGAGACGAAGATCGCACTCTGAGTCCTAGAAAATAGCCATTTAGTTGGCCAGGTGAACTGTTTTCAGACTCAGCATCCTTTTTACTTCCTGAATGTCCCTGTGAGCTTGTTAATGACGAGCAAGCATCTTCTGACTTCTACCCTGACAACCTCCCAGGCACAGTGGCTGTATTCTTTCTCTTCAAGATAGAGACTGATTCCTTGGAAGTATCTCTTCACAGCCAGTCTGGAGTTCTCATTTCCCAGGGGTAGCTGTTCCATGTTCATTTCCTCCCTCAAACACGTCTCCAGGTCATCCAGCTGCTGGTAAAGTCCAGCAAGGAATCTGTCCAGAAGCGTCTCATCCCAAGCCACAAAGGAGTCACTTTTGCTGAAGAGGTTGAAGATCTGCTGGAGCGTCTCATGCACGACAGCTGTCACTTGTGTCTTCTCAAGCTGGTTCCCAGCCACAAGTATCTGAGGAAAGTTGAAGTCAGTCCTGTCCTTCAGACAGGACAGAATGGAGACTCTCTCCATCTGACTCAAAAGTGTGAAGGTTTCTGGATTGCCGTGGCTCAGATGCAGGTCACCGTCCAGAGAGTAGGCAGGGCTGGAGTACAGCATCACCAGAGCCAACAGCACAGAGATTGAGAGAGCCATGAGGCAGCTGGAGGGTGGGATTCTGCAGGACTGCCTGAAGAGGAAGTCTCAGAAGGTTCTAAGAACTTTGGGTGATGAGTGCCTTTTAAATCATGAACATAGAAACtttcattttctgggtttttccatttttgcccggtcttttccttttctactttttttttttttttttttttttttttttacaaaatcagtaaaaaatgtacatttattgaCATGAGTGCCTAGATGGGGGACTCCAACCACATGTGCCAGTGCAGTATCTACACAgcattataatgtatttttcataCCACCCAGATTGTTCTTGGGGAGAAAAGCCTAGACAAAGTcagaaaagggagaaatatttATGCAAGAAATGATGGTCTTTCTAAGTcaacaagaaatataaaaaagctattaaaacaggagatttaaatttttcttacttttttccttgtttacacttttctgccttctttaaaGCTTTTCAGTTGTATATATGCCTCAAAGATATCACTTGAGTTTCATCTGAAAACTCATGGAAGATACTGTTTGGAAAACAATATTGCAGATATCATTTGTCAAAATGGCCTGCCAAGCACTTTGCTAGGTGCTCGTTTCCCTAAAAGTTTCAAGTTTGCATTCAAGTGTGTGAGTCTCTTGGTTCTCTACCAAGTACAACCTTTCATAGTAAAAActttgccttggggcgcctgggtggcgcagtcggttaagcatccgacttcagccaggtcacgatctcgcggtccgtgagttcgagccccgcgtcgggctctgggctgatggctcagagcctggagcctgtttccgattctgtgtctccctctctctctgcccctcccccgttcatgctctgtctctctctgtcccaaaaataaataaacgttgaaaaaaaaaattaaaaaaaaaaaaaaaaaaaaaactttgccttAATCATTGTGTGGTAATTCAGACAGCCTCATATCCTTAGATATTCCCTCGACAAGTGATATCCTATCACGTCCTCAGGGCTAATGGGGCTGTAATGGTATTCAAAGCTTatcatgatggggcgcctggctagctcagtcagtagagtgtgtgactcttgatctcagggttgtaagttggtgtcccatgttgggtgtagagattacttaaaaacataaaatctagggaaacgtaggtggctcagtcgtttgagcatctgacttcagctcaggtcatgatctcatggttcctgagttcag
It contains:
- the LOC123592989 gene encoding interferon alpha-2-like translates to MALSISVLLALVMLYSSPAYSLDGDLHLSHGNPETFTLLSQMERVSILSCLKDRTDFNFPQILVAGNQLEKTQVTAVVHETLQQIFNLFSKSDSFVAWDETLLDRFLAGLYQQLDDLETCLREEMNMEQLPLGNENSRLAVKRYFQGISLYLEEKEYSHCAWEVVRVEVRRCLLVINKLTGTFRK